The following are encoded together in the Zygosaccharomyces rouxii strain CBS732 chromosome C complete sequence genome:
- a CDS encoding flavin reductase family protein (conserved hypothetical protein), translating to MVMIREFTRFQSTISKHIITQGKYKECMGRIANQAMILSSASSNRLPHELFRGLTLSSVTSLALKPFPMIQFNLQLPSFTSESLHENQFFAVHLLRPNPTSIELARNFSKGAVRNVTNTGFTPTKPFQDLNENEHYATYTIEGTELVIPILQNSDRVLICQKKDVFRVGDHEIWVGQVDDILVNDDKATGGLLYCNRNFHILGNKIE from the coding sequence ATGGTTATGATTCGTGAATTTACCAGGTTTCAATCAACAATTAGCAAGCATATAATTACACAAGGTAAATATAAAGAATGTATGGGTAGGATAGCTAACCAGGCAATGATTTTATCATCGGCAAGCTCAAATCGACTACCTCATGAATTGTTTCGGGGTCTTACTCTATCATCAGTTACTTCCCTAGCATTGAAACCTTTCCCCATGATTCAATTCAACTTACAATTACCTTCTTTCACATCAGAGTCCCTACATGagaatcaattctttgcaGTTCATCTATTAAGACCTAATCCAACTTCTATTGAATTGGCAAGAAATTTCAGTAAGGGTGCAGTTAGGAATGTGACTAATACTGGGTTCACACCAACAAAACCATTTCAAGACTTGAATGAGAATGAACACTATGCTACTTATACGATTGAAGGGACTGAACTAGTAATCCCCATCTTACAAAATTCCGACAGAGTATTGATATGCCAGAAAAAAGACGTATTTAGGGTTGGTGATCATGAAATTTGGGTTGGTCAAgttgatgatattttagTTAACGACGATAAGGCCACTGGTGGTCTATTATACT